GGACCAGCATCCCAATCAGTGACGAGTAGGGGGTCGCACAGTCTGTGAACCTCCGCCCGTACAGACGGTTTTTCACCGTCGCCAGACAGTTCTTGCCGCTTCTCATCGCGTACGCCCGGGACCGCCGCCGATTCCTGCTGTTCGGCGGTCGGCGGACGGTCACGCCAGAGATTCGCCGCCGCAGAGCGCGGGCACTGCTTGACGCCATGCTCACGCTCGGGCCGACGTTCATCAAACTCGGCCAGTTGCTCTCGACGCGCCCGGACATCCTGCCGCCGGAGTACATCGACGAGTTCACGAAACTCCAGGACAGCGTGCCACCGGCCCCGTGGCCTGAGGCAAAACAGGTCATCGAAGACGAACTCGGGCCGCTCGAAGCGTGGTTCGACGAGTTCGACACCGACGCGATAAGCGGTGCAAGTCTCGGGCAGGTGTACTACGCCGAAATCGACGGCCAATCCGTCGCGGTGAAGGTGCGCCGGCCCGGCATCGAGGAGCTCGTGGAAGCGGACCTCAGGGTCATCCGCTGGAGTCTGCCGTTGCTCATGCGCTTTATCGGCACCGCTCGGGCGTTCTCGCTCGAAAACCTCGCCGACGAGTTCGCGAAGACCATTCGCGAGGAGATGGACTACGGTCGGGAAGGGCGGATGCTCACCGAGATTCGCGGGAACTTTGCGGACGAAGACCGCATCGCGATTCCCCGCGTCATCGAATCACACTCGGACGCTCGCGTCCTCACGATGGAGTACGTGAGCGGGACGAAGATAAGCGACATCGAGGATATCGACGCGATGAACGTAGACCGCTCGGAACTCGCAGAGACGCTCCAGCGAATCTACCTCCAGATGATCATCGATGACGGTGTGTTTCACGCTGACCCGCACCCGGGGAACCTCGCGGTGCGTCCGGACGGCACCATCGTCTTCTACGACTTCGGGATGAGCGGTCGCGTCGATTCGTTCGTCCAGGACAAAATCGTCGAGTTCTACATCGCCGTGGCGAACCAGGACATCGAGGGGATTCTCGATTCACTCATCGAGATGGGTACGCTGAGCCCGGAAGCCGACCGGCGGGTGATGGGCGACGTGATGGAACTCGCGATTGCGGACGCTCGCGGTGAGAATATCGAGCAATATCGCGTCCAGCAAATCGTGAGCCAGGTCGAAGATACAATCTACGAGTTCCCGCTTCGGCTGCCGTCGAACCTCGCGCTGGTGTTGCGCGTGGCGACGGTCGTCGAAGGCGTCTGCGTGACGCTCGACCCGGATTTCGACTTCATCGCGGTCGCGACCCAGTACCTCACCGAACAGGGGTATCGCGAAGCAGGCGTAAAGCAGTTCATCGAAGACCGCGGCGACGAGGTGCGCAAGGCGGCTCAATCGACGCTGCGCAGCCCGCCGAAACTTGAGCGTGCGCTCGACCGAATCAACCGCGACGATTTCTACGTTCGGGCAGACATCGAGGACTCGAACGGACACCTGACGAGACTCGCGAAGCGAATCGTCCTCGGGATGTTGCTTTCGGTCGGTCTCATCATGACGTCAATTTTCTACGCGTTTGGGACGCTCGAAGCGACGCTTCTGTCGGGTGGGTTCTCGCTCGTGATAGCCGGCTGGCTCTATGTCTCGTTTCGCAAGCGCCGGGGGATTCGTGCGACGCCGCAGTTCACGCGGCAGAATCTCCGCCAGCGGCGGGGGAAGTAGGGGCGAACAGACGGCACGGTGGGGCGCGAAGCGGTGGCCGTACTCCCGCAGGCCGCTTCGCGGCGAGGTGTCAACGCATGGGGTCGGTGGCTGCGTTTCCGTATAAAAATGTGTGCGTGGTGGGGGACGACTATCGCCGGCCGATGAGGAAGTACAGGAATAGTCCGATGACACCGCCGAGAAAGACGACGACGGTCCACAGAAGTGTTCCCTTCGAACGCCGGTATTCGGCGTCCTGAAAGACCCACAGGGTCACGCCGAGCCAGACGACGAGGTAGAGCAGTCCGACGGTGACCGTGGTGTCGACCATGATTCTACTACGCTGACCAGTTTGATGAGCGTTGCTGGCTGGGCGATTTTGTTGGGTGTAAGCCACGGTACTTTTCTTCGGTTCGGGCAAAGCAGTGGGTATGGAAATCGACCCGTTCGGCCTCGAACGCTGGTTCGCGAAGTACGAACACGAGGCCGACATCATGCTGGCAGAGAGCGGGATTCGGTCGCTTCCGGCGACGCGCTTCGACACCGACCCCGGCGAACTTGGTTACGTCATCCCCACGAACGGCGACCCCGACCTCCGCGAGCAGCTGGCGGCACGATACGGGCGGACTACCGACGAAGTCATCTTCACCTGTGGCGCACAGGAGGCAAACTTCCTCGTCTTCCTCGCGCTGCTCGGTCAGGGCGGCCACACGGTGACCGTCACGCCGACGTACCAGTCGCTGCACGCGATTCCAGACGCCTTCGGGGAGGTGACGACGGTACAACTCGAACCCCCCGAGTGGGACCTCGATGTCGACGCCGTCGCGGACGCGATTACCGACGACACGCGCCTGCTCGTCGTCAACAACCCGAACAACCCGACCGGGAAATATCACGACGAAGCGACGCTGTCCGCGCTCTACGACCTCGCCGTCGAACACGACGCCTACCTGCTCGTAGACGAGGTGTACCGACTGCTCGCAGACGACCCTCACCCGCCGGCAGCGAGTCTCGGTCGGCGGGCCATCAGCACGGCGAGTCTCTCGAAGGCGTACGGCCTCGCTGGCCTGCGCTTTGGCTGGATTGTCGGGCCGCCCGAAGTCGTCCAGGCGGCCTGGCACTGGAAAGATTACACGACCATCTCGCCTTCCCAGTTCGGCCAGCACATCGCCCGCCAGGCGTTCAAGCAGGAGGACGAACTGCTCGCCGAGAGTCGCGCGGTGCGACAGACGAATCACGACATCGTCGCCGAATTCATCGCGGAGACGGGCCTCTCGTGGTACGACCCCATCGGCGTGAACGCCTTCATCGAGATCCCAAACTCGTTTTCGAGTGGCAAGGAGTTCTGCCGGGCGGTGTTGAACGAGGAGAGCGTTGTACTCGCACCCGGTGAGTTCTTCGGCTATCCAGACCGGTTCCGCCTCGGCTTTGGGCTTCCGACCGAAGAATTGGTCGAGGGTCTCTCACGCGTCAAAACCTGTCTCCAGCGTCACGAATAGCGTTCCAAACCGTTTATACAGTCTCGTGGAAAAAGCAGACACATGGCGAAGCAGCAAGGCGAGGTCCGCGACCTCCAGGAAGGTAGCTACGTAATGATCAACGACGTGCCGTGTCTCATCACCGCGTACAGCACGGCCAAACCCGGCAAACACGGCAGTGCGAAAGCCCGTGTCGAGGGCAAGGGCGTCTTCGACGGGAAAAAGCGCAGCTTCTCCCAGCCTGTCGACGCGAAAATCTGGATTCCAATCATCGAGCGCAAGCAGGGCCAGGTCGTGAGCGTCGAGAGCTCCGACGTCGCACAGGTCATGGACTTAGACACCTACGAGACCTTCTCCATCAAGGTCCCCGGCGACAAGACTCTGACTCCGGAAGACGAAATCGAGTACCTCGAGATGGACGCCCAGCGTAAGATTATCTGATGTTTCCTGGCGCGCTGACTTCTCGCACAGACGCTTCCTACGTCATCCTCGGCGCGCCGCTCGACATTTCTACGTCTTTTCAACCCGGGACTCGCTTTGGGCCCGACCGTATTCGACAATACGCAGAGAATTTTGACGACTACGACCACCGGACGGACTCCCATTTCACCGACCTCGGCGTGGCAGACGACGGCGACCTCCACGCGTGGGACGACGCGGCCGACTATCTCGACTTTCTGCAGGGCATGGTCACCGACATTCGGCGCGACGAGGCGCTTCCCATTCTCGTCGGCGGCGAGCACACGGTGACGGTGGCTGGCGTCAGAGCGACGACCCCCGATACGTTCGTCTGTCTCGACGCGCACCTCGACCTCCGCGAGGAGTACGCCGGCAACCCGCTGAGCCACGCGACGGTCACGCGCCACGCGCTCGACGTCGCAGACGAGGCCATCATCCTCGGCGCACGCACCGGAAATAAGGTCGAGTGGGAGCGCGCTGCGCAGGGCGACGTGACTGTCGTCCCGCCGGAGGACGTCGCAGACT
This sequence is a window from Haladaptatus sp. QDMS2. Protein-coding genes within it:
- a CDS encoding AarF/ABC1/UbiB kinase family protein, coding for MNLRPYRRFFTVARQFLPLLIAYARDRRRFLLFGGRRTVTPEIRRRRARALLDAMLTLGPTFIKLGQLLSTRPDILPPEYIDEFTKLQDSVPPAPWPEAKQVIEDELGPLEAWFDEFDTDAISGASLGQVYYAEIDGQSVAVKVRRPGIEELVEADLRVIRWSLPLLMRFIGTARAFSLENLADEFAKTIREEMDYGREGRMLTEIRGNFADEDRIAIPRVIESHSDARVLTMEYVSGTKISDIEDIDAMNVDRSELAETLQRIYLQMIIDDGVFHADPHPGNLAVRPDGTIVFYDFGMSGRVDSFVQDKIVEFYIAVANQDIEGILDSLIEMGTLSPEADRRVMGDVMELAIADARGENIEQYRVQQIVSQVEDTIYEFPLRLPSNLALVLRVATVVEGVCVTLDPDFDFIAVATQYLTEQGYREAGVKQFIEDRGDEVRKAAQSTLRSPPKLERALDRINRDDFYVRADIEDSNGHLTRLAKRIVLGMLLSVGLIMTSIFYAFGTLEATLLSGGFSLVIAGWLYVSFRKRRGIRATPQFTRQNLRQRRGK
- a CDS encoding aminotransferase class I/II-fold pyridoxal phosphate-dependent enzyme, with the translated sequence MEIDPFGLERWFAKYEHEADIMLAESGIRSLPATRFDTDPGELGYVIPTNGDPDLREQLAARYGRTTDEVIFTCGAQEANFLVFLALLGQGGHTVTVTPTYQSLHAIPDAFGEVTTVQLEPPEWDLDVDAVADAITDDTRLLVVNNPNNPTGKYHDEATLSALYDLAVEHDAYLLVDEVYRLLADDPHPPAASLGRRAISTASLSKAYGLAGLRFGWIVGPPEVVQAAWHWKDYTTISPSQFGQHIARQAFKQEDELLAESRAVRQTNHDIVAEFIAETGLSWYDPIGVNAFIEIPNSFSSGKEFCRAVLNEESVVLAPGEFFGYPDRFRLGFGLPTEELVEGLSRVKTCLQRHE
- a CDS encoding PLDc N-terminal domain-containing protein, with amino-acid sequence MVDTTVTVGLLYLVVWLGVTLWVFQDAEYRRSKGTLLWTVVVFLGGVIGLFLYFLIGRR
- the speB gene encoding agmatinase; the encoded protein is MFPGALTSRTDASYVILGAPLDISTSFQPGTRFGPDRIRQYAENFDDYDHRTDSHFTDLGVADDGDLHAWDDAADYLDFLQGMVTDIRRDEALPILVGGEHTVTVAGVRATTPDTFVCLDAHLDLREEYAGNPLSHATVTRHALDVADEAIILGARTGNKVEWERAAQGDVTVVPPEDVADWTFDGDGSVYLSVDIDAADPGFAPGTGTMEPYGLTPREMRDVVRQVAPTAIGFDVVEVNDRDDGQAATLGAKLLREFVFSHAAQS
- a CDS encoding translation initiation factor IF-5A, with protein sequence MAKQQGEVRDLQEGSYVMINDVPCLITAYSTAKPGKHGSAKARVEGKGVFDGKKRSFSQPVDAKIWIPIIERKQGQVVSVESSDVAQVMDLDTYETFSIKVPGDKTLTPEDEIEYLEMDAQRKII